From a region of the Chitinophaga caseinilytica genome:
- a CDS encoding arylsulfatase encodes MKTIFLFACALLALLPAAHPQSARRPNIILIMVDDMGYSDIGPYGSEIHTPNLDRLAREGLKLREFYNNSICAPTRASLMTGQYNHRAGIGFFDVNLGLPAYQGYLNRSSLTVAEVLQQSGYTTLMAGKWHVGNDSLSWPNQRGFDRFFGFIGGASNYYDIGSYADKVRPVTLVENNKTIRLQPGQYLTDEIAGHAVQYLDETRDSKKPFFLYVAYNAPHWPLQAQPEDIEKYKGRYSIGWDSLRTQRIARMKELGIIAPGATIATDPEVPRWESLTFDEKKLWEKKMEVYAAMIDRLDQGIGKILNKLKELKQDENTLVVFISDNGAQGGFIPFGRKRQRNSGPIGTAGSYDYQEQSWAHVSNTPFRAYKATAYEGGISSPLIAWFPGKIAAGSTARGTAHLIDLAPTFYEIAGAKYPSVYKQTPSYPLAGTSLAHLFFARQEIDRKAPLFWERAGNRAVRSGRWKLVSAYPANVWELYDIETDRAETRDLAAQNPQLVTELSAAYDKWAKANDVVEYDKIRPSGNSGFAGPFQNPPATGGRR; translated from the coding sequence ATGAAGACGATTTTCCTGTTCGCATGCGCGCTGTTGGCGCTCCTGCCCGCGGCGCACCCGCAAAGCGCCCGCCGGCCCAACATCATCCTCATCATGGTGGATGACATGGGTTATTCCGACATCGGGCCCTACGGCTCCGAGATCCACACGCCCAACCTCGACCGCCTGGCACGGGAGGGCCTGAAATTGCGGGAGTTCTATAACAATTCCATCTGCGCCCCTACCCGCGCCTCGCTCATGACCGGGCAATACAACCACCGCGCCGGGATCGGATTTTTCGACGTGAACCTGGGATTGCCGGCGTACCAGGGGTATTTAAACCGCTCGTCGCTCACCGTGGCCGAAGTGCTGCAACAATCCGGCTACACGACGCTCATGGCCGGCAAGTGGCACGTGGGGAACGATAGTCTTTCCTGGCCCAACCAGCGCGGGTTCGACCGATTCTTCGGGTTCATCGGCGGCGCCAGCAATTATTACGACATCGGCTCCTACGCAGATAAAGTGCGGCCCGTTACGCTGGTCGAAAACAACAAAACCATCCGCCTGCAACCGGGTCAATATTTGACGGACGAGATCGCCGGGCATGCGGTGCAGTACCTCGACGAAACCCGCGATTCAAAAAAGCCCTTCTTCCTCTACGTTGCCTACAACGCGCCGCACTGGCCCTTGCAGGCGCAGCCGGAAGATATCGAAAAGTATAAGGGAAGGTATTCCATCGGATGGGATTCCCTGCGCACACAGCGCATCGCGCGGATGAAGGAACTGGGCATCATCGCGCCCGGCGCCACGATTGCCACCGATCCGGAAGTGCCGCGATGGGAAAGCCTGACATTCGACGAAAAGAAATTATGGGAAAAGAAGATGGAAGTTTATGCCGCGATGATCGACCGGCTGGACCAGGGGATCGGTAAAATCCTGAACAAGTTGAAAGAACTGAAGCAAGACGAAAATACGCTCGTCGTTTTCATTTCCGACAACGGCGCGCAGGGCGGGTTCATTCCATTTGGAAGGAAGCGCCAGCGGAACAGCGGGCCCATCGGCACTGCGGGCTCTTACGATTACCAGGAACAAAGCTGGGCGCACGTTTCGAACACGCCTTTCCGTGCATATAAGGCCACGGCGTATGAAGGCGGCATCAGTTCTCCCCTCATCGCCTGGTTTCCCGGGAAGATCGCCGCGGGCTCCACGGCGCGGGGGACGGCCCACCTGATCGACCTGGCGCCTACTTTTTACGAAATCGCCGGGGCGAAATACCCTTCCGTGTACAAGCAGACGCCTTCGTATCCGCTGGCAGGCACCAGTCTGGCCCATCTGTTCTTCGCCCGGCAGGAAATCGACCGGAAGGCGCCCCTGTTCTGGGAACGCGCCGGCAACCGCGCCGTCCGCAGCGGCAGATGGAAACTCGTATCCGCCTATCCCGCCAATGTTTGGGAATTGTACGACATCGAGACGGACCGTGCCGAGACGCGGGACCTCGCCGCACAAAACCCGCAATTGGTGACCGAGCTCTCCGCCGCATACGACAAATGGGCCAAAGCCAACGACGTAGTGGAATACGACAAGATCCGGCCAAGCGGTAATTCCGGGTTCGCCGGCCCTTTCCAGAACCCGCCCGCAACCGGCGGCAGGCGCTAA
- a CDS encoding DUF7379 domain-containing protein, whose protein sequence is MSINELHLYGTRRPASADVPGLSHLASFQLSGAERGTQEEHTVPVTEEHILAITLDDDTIWYCDPAQLESLFPGTAVQQRGGTAVYRFPGTLTTDLPERGAMPMLAVKLLEVFVKKAAAPVIRDLAGELEDRQTNGQYGLLPAGDDLLLTAASLPEGETAPYLLFIHGTASSFAGAFGDLRDTDTWKSLRKMYGPRILAYQHRTLTLSPLQNVTELAQQLPDGADLHIVTHSRGGLLGDILARYSAEGKKVGFHAVEKEYLRKHDRTADLAAIASLDEIFRHKNLRISKIVRVACPASGTLLASRRLDHYFNVILNLLGLATGFHPVFQAFKALLGALVAAKGDPESLPGLEAQQPASPFIRALNNPGPETLIDSPLFVISGISRISAGWRGLAAILGKLYFRSGNDLVVDTASMYNGARRVPQRVQYFLDQGANASHFNYFFNNGSASALLLALQSDGEGTVAGFNTGAQMAGDALRTGVAAGGKLVRDQVSGSRPVVLLVPGLLGSWLGNGQKTLWPDYRELLEGGLTELSMDNKTIVAEALPASAYTELADALLTSHDVLTFPYDWRRSPVETGALLAEKVNVLLQAGLRVQLLAHGTGGLLVRELTYRHPDTWKALRAQGGCSALLLGSPLGGTYRIPQMLFGEDAVIRQLAGLDLHHSTAELTAVFAGLPGLMCLLPFSTAIADYADPAAWEALRIALKHPDWPVPSGENLQLFAQYREDVGSGMEHADASGIAFIAGQSPAGRLTPDGHRIEPDGRLTFTGTPAGDGSAPWADSIPAYLQKNGQVYFTDVPYGALPCDKRLFTAIREILGTGATTLLRTEPPVSRGIGKSQPQKAALSFGLSPENLERSMLGLPQDTVYREGAVPVTITLSNGDCKFAAHPVLVGHFLNDGLFSAEKSINRYLQGELARRHGLGLYPGETGTSETFIVEKPAPFKGAIITGLGKQGELTPWLLAQTVEKSILKYLSIFNSPIAVPESVATNKRTVGISALAIGCGYGGLSIESSVRAVIAGVQAANDKIRDNYDNAITVGEIEFIEMYRDRAMSCFMAINHIAEEEKQQLHILWKNRTIVKRPGSRERMLIDNNSDWWTRIQVRQMEDGDTGDGSGALRFTMSTDAAREEERILHISRSGLQSLLNTMSGQNRWNPQLAKSMFEMLIPNDFKEQVKRQSNINWIVDTETAAYPWELLQDALSDALPLSVNAGMVRQLATRDYRIRINPVVARTALIVADPDLKEAFSQLPGARHEGAKVQQLLEAQDYNTWPLLNASDADILSTLFARDYKIIHLAGHGVFDPENYLKSGMLIGPDACLNTTHLHQIPTVPEFVFVNCCFLGEMDSGAEARYQQRYQLAANFGTQLINNGVRAVIVAGWAVDDAAALDFTEKLYGELFEGNNFGDAVKAARRHIFDLHGHRTNTWGAYQCYGDPFYVMEPRGSARQTYGQFLLADDAEIMLSNILSALDLGDGDPQYTLRQVEDICRRVDENNIRTSAITELEALLYASLRQYGPAIQLFTQLLQAEAANFSGATVERYCAVRLAHLMQQYQSDAALKTDPAQRETFIAQTDRIISDIVFLRNMGATSERLHLLGGAYKRKAYLSEGKAKKAAYRASADCYRDAANMNTNGTKTYSLSCYYLLQNALSLAGAQGPAKELAESELKQALDAHRQHPVDLLDGQAYRHLVTEGHLLLGLHLLHPTSQSFREAETVYQSAARQPAHPVMKQADAGVFEFIDDVLSLAGKNRLARAEKAREALRSLRELMP, encoded by the coding sequence ATGTCTATCAACGAATTGCATCTATACGGCACCCGCCGCCCCGCTTCCGCCGATGTACCGGGGCTTTCTCACCTGGCCAGTTTCCAGCTAAGTGGCGCAGAGCGCGGCACGCAGGAAGAACACACGGTCCCCGTAACGGAGGAGCACATCCTCGCCATTACGCTCGACGACGACACCATCTGGTATTGCGACCCCGCGCAACTGGAGTCGCTGTTTCCCGGAACGGCCGTCCAGCAGCGCGGCGGGACAGCAGTGTACCGCTTCCCCGGCACGCTGACCACCGATCTTCCCGAACGCGGCGCCATGCCCATGCTGGCGGTCAAATTGCTGGAGGTTTTCGTCAAGAAAGCCGCTGCGCCGGTTATCCGCGACCTCGCCGGCGAACTGGAAGACCGGCAGACCAATGGCCAATATGGGTTGCTGCCGGCCGGCGACGATCTGCTTTTGACAGCCGCATCGTTGCCGGAAGGAGAAACCGCGCCTTACCTGCTTTTCATCCACGGCACGGCCTCCAGTTTCGCCGGAGCATTCGGCGATCTCCGGGACACCGACACCTGGAAGAGCCTCCGCAAGATGTACGGGCCGCGGATATTGGCCTATCAGCACCGGACGCTCACGCTGTCGCCCCTCCAGAATGTGACGGAGCTGGCCCAACAATTGCCTGATGGCGCAGACCTGCATATCGTGACCCATTCGCGGGGCGGGCTCCTCGGCGATATCCTCGCCCGCTATTCCGCAGAAGGGAAAAAAGTAGGTTTTCATGCCGTCGAAAAGGAGTACCTCCGCAAACACGACCGCACGGCCGACCTTGCCGCCATCGCTTCCCTCGATGAAATTTTCCGGCACAAAAATCTTCGTATATCCAAAATAGTTAGAGTAGCATGCCCTGCCAGCGGCACTTTGCTGGCATCGCGGCGGCTGGACCATTATTTCAACGTGATCCTGAACCTGTTGGGGCTCGCAACCGGCTTCCATCCGGTATTCCAGGCGTTCAAAGCTTTGCTGGGCGCGCTGGTGGCGGCTAAAGGCGATCCGGAATCGTTGCCGGGCCTGGAAGCACAACAGCCCGCATCGCCTTTCATCCGCGCGCTGAACAATCCCGGGCCGGAAACGCTGATCGATTCGCCGTTGTTCGTTATTTCGGGGATCAGCCGGATCAGTGCGGGCTGGCGCGGACTGGCGGCTATTCTGGGGAAACTGTATTTCCGTTCCGGGAACGACCTGGTGGTGGATACCGCTTCCATGTACAACGGCGCGCGCCGGGTGCCGCAGCGGGTACAGTATTTCCTGGACCAGGGCGCGAACGCCAGTCATTTCAACTATTTCTTCAACAACGGTTCCGCCTCCGCGCTATTGCTGGCCCTCCAATCGGACGGTGAAGGAACGGTTGCCGGGTTCAATACGGGCGCGCAGATGGCAGGAGATGCGCTGCGTACCGGCGTGGCGGCGGGCGGAAAGCTCGTCCGCGACCAGGTTTCCGGCAGCAGGCCGGTGGTCCTCCTCGTGCCGGGGCTGCTGGGCAGTTGGCTGGGCAACGGCCAAAAAACGCTCTGGCCCGATTACAGGGAATTGCTGGAAGGCGGGCTCACGGAGCTTTCCATGGATAATAAAACCATCGTGGCAGAGGCCCTCCCCGCTTCTGCCTACACCGAACTGGCCGATGCGCTCCTCACTTCGCACGACGTGCTGACTTTCCCTTACGACTGGCGCCGCTCGCCGGTGGAAACAGGCGCGTTGCTCGCCGAAAAAGTGAACGTGCTCCTGCAGGCCGGGCTGCGCGTGCAGCTCCTCGCGCATGGCACGGGCGGCCTGCTCGTCCGTGAACTGACCTACCGCCATCCGGACACCTGGAAGGCTTTGCGCGCGCAGGGAGGATGCAGTGCGTTGCTGCTGGGAAGTCCGCTGGGCGGCACTTACCGCATTCCGCAGATGCTCTTCGGGGAAGATGCGGTGATCCGCCAGCTCGCGGGTCTCGATCTCCATCATTCCACCGCCGAGCTCACCGCAGTGTTTGCGGGCCTCCCCGGCCTGATGTGCCTTCTTCCCTTTTCCACGGCCATTGCCGATTATGCCGATCCCGCGGCGTGGGAAGCATTGCGCATCGCACTGAAACATCCCGACTGGCCGGTGCCGTCGGGCGAAAACTTGCAGCTTTTCGCGCAGTACCGGGAGGATGTAGGTTCCGGCATGGAACATGCCGATGCGAGCGGTATCGCGTTCATCGCCGGACAATCGCCCGCCGGGCGCCTCACGCCGGACGGGCACCGCATCGAGCCGGACGGACGGCTCACCTTTACCGGGACCCCGGCCGGCGACGGCAGCGCGCCCTGGGCCGACAGCATCCCGGCTTACCTGCAAAAAAACGGGCAGGTATATTTCACCGATGTTCCCTACGGCGCCCTTCCCTGCGACAAACGGCTCTTTACGGCCATCCGGGAAATCCTGGGCACGGGCGCTACCACGCTGTTGCGCACCGAACCGCCCGTTAGCAGGGGCATCGGGAAAAGTCAACCCCAGAAAGCCGCACTGTCTTTCGGATTATCGCCCGAAAACCTGGAACGCTCCATGCTGGGGCTTCCGCAGGATACCGTTTACCGCGAAGGCGCGGTGCCCGTTACCATCACGCTCAGTAACGGCGACTGTAAATTTGCGGCGCACCCGGTGTTGGTGGGGCATTTCCTGAACGATGGCCTCTTTTCCGCCGAAAAATCCATCAACAGGTACCTGCAGGGCGAACTGGCGCGGAGGCACGGCCTGGGCCTATACCCCGGCGAAACGGGCACGAGCGAAACCTTCATCGTGGAAAAACCAGCACCGTTCAAAGGCGCCATCATTACGGGTTTGGGAAAACAGGGGGAATTGACGCCATGGCTCCTGGCGCAAACCGTGGAAAAATCCATCCTGAAATATTTGTCGATTTTCAATAGTCCGATAGCCGTTCCGGAATCCGTAGCTACGAACAAACGTACCGTGGGCATCAGCGCCCTGGCGATCGGCTGCGGATATGGCGGATTAAGCATCGAAAGTTCCGTGCGCGCGGTCATCGCAGGGGTGCAGGCCGCGAACGATAAAATCCGGGATAATTACGACAATGCCATTACCGTCGGCGAAATAGAATTCATCGAGATGTACCGCGACCGGGCGATGAGCTGCTTCATGGCCATCAACCACATCGCGGAAGAGGAAAAGCAGCAATTGCATATCCTGTGGAAGAACAGGACGATCGTGAAGCGCCCCGGCAGCAGGGAACGCATGCTGATCGACAATAACAGCGACTGGTGGACGCGCATCCAGGTGCGGCAGATGGAAGACGGCGACACGGGCGACGGGTCGGGCGCGTTGCGCTTCACCATGTCTACCGACGCAGCGCGGGAAGAAGAGCGCATCCTGCATATTTCACGAAGCGGGCTGCAATCGTTGCTCAATACCATGAGCGGGCAAAACCGCTGGAACCCGCAGCTCGCCAAGTCCATGTTCGAAATGCTGATCCCCAACGATTTTAAGGAGCAGGTGAAACGGCAGAGCAACATCAACTGGATCGTAGACACCGAAACCGCCGCATATCCCTGGGAACTGTTGCAGGACGCGCTTTCCGACGCATTGCCACTCAGTGTGAACGCCGGCATGGTGCGCCAGCTCGCCACGCGCGACTACCGCATCCGCATCAATCCCGTCGTGGCGCGGACGGCGCTCATCGTGGCCGATCCCGATCTCAAGGAAGCATTCAGCCAACTGCCGGGCGCGCGGCACGAGGGGGCCAAGGTGCAACAGCTCCTCGAAGCGCAGGACTACAACACCTGGCCCTTGCTCAACGCATCCGACGCAGACATCCTTTCCACCCTCTTCGCCCGCGACTACAAGATCATCCATCTCGCCGGCCATGGCGTCTTCGACCCGGAAAATTATCTCAAAAGCGGCATGCTCATCGGTCCGGACGCCTGTCTCAACACCACCCATCTCCACCAAATCCCCACCGTTCCCGAGTTCGTGTTCGTGAACTGCTGTTTCCTCGGTGAAATGGACAGCGGAGCCGAAGCCCGCTACCAGCAAAGATATCAGCTCGCCGCCAACTTCGGGACGCAACTGATCAACAACGGCGTACGCGCCGTGATCGTAGCGGGATGGGCGGTAGACGACGCGGCCGCGCTCGATTTTACGGAGAAACTATATGGAGAATTGTTCGAAGGAAATAATTTCGGGGATGCGGTGAAAGCCGCACGCCGCCACATTTTCGATTTGCATGGCCACCGCACCAACACCTGGGGTGCCTACCAGTGCTACGGCGATCCTTTCTATGTGATGGAGCCCCGTGGCAGCGCACGGCAAACATACGGACAGTTCCTCCTGGCAGACGATGCGGAGATCATGCTGTCGAACATCCTCAGCGCGCTTGACCTTGGCGACGGCGATCCGCAATACACGCTCCGGCAGGTGGAAGATATTTGCAGGCGGGTGGATGAAAACAATATCCGCACATCCGCCATTACCGAGCTGGAAGCCTTGCTTTACGCGAGCCTCCGGCAATACGGCCCCGCCATCCAGCTATTCACCCAACTACTGCAGGCCGAAGCGGCCAACTTTTCCGGCGCTACGGTGGAGCGCTACTGCGCCGTGCGGCTCGCCCATCTTATGCAGCAATACCAATCGGACGCTGCGCTCAAAACCGACCCCGCACAACGCGAAACCTTCATTGCGCAAACGGACCGCATCATCAGCGACATCGTTTTCCTGCGGAACATGGGCGCCACTTCGGAAAGGCTGCACCTGCTCGGCGGCGCATACAAACGGAAGGCCTACCTCAGCGAAGGCAAAGCGAAGAAAGCCGCCTACCGCGCATCCGCCGATTGCTACCGCGACGCCGCCAATATGAACACCAACGGCACCAAAACGTATAGCCTTTCCTGTTATTACCTGCTGCAAAACGCACTTTCACTTGCCGGCGCGCAGGGCCCGGCGAAAGAACTTGCCGAATCGGAGCTGAAACAGGCGCTGGACGCACATCGCCAGCATCCCGTCGATCTGCTCGACGGACAGGCTTACCGGCATCTCGTTACGGAAGGGCACCTGCTGTTGGGGCTGCATCTTTTGCACCCCACCAGCCAATCGTTCCGGGAAGCGGAAACCGTTTACCAGTCGGCCGCCAGGCAGCCGGCGCACCCGGTGATGAAACAGGCGGATGCGGGCGTGTTCGAGTTTATAGACGATGTATTGTCGCTCGCGGGCAAAAACCGGCTCGCCCGCGCGGAAAAAGCGCGGGAAGCGTTGCGGTCGCTGCGGGAGCTGATGCCGTAG
- a CDS encoding DUF6157 family protein, whose translation MKTTNYINTFIEVAEDCPVAEGEIPQAKGDKITVASYQFDMIIAHPYKYTSDDIIFNQYADKEGLAGQARKDARTEYFQKGRACLRASPLGKRYGWGIHYDEQGRIAIYAKGTPEYDCFRNDPALEHTKAMRSKKA comes from the coding sequence ATGAAAACAACCAACTACATCAATACGTTTATCGAAGTAGCGGAAGATTGTCCGGTAGCGGAAGGGGAAATCCCCCAGGCCAAGGGCGACAAAATCACCGTAGCGTCCTATCAGTTCGATATGATCATCGCCCATCCCTACAAATACACTTCCGACGATATCATTTTCAACCAGTACGCCGATAAGGAAGGTCTCGCCGGCCAGGCCCGCAAAGATGCCCGTACCGAATATTTCCAGAAGGGCCGCGCCTGTCTCCGCGCTTCCCCGTTGGGAAAACGCTATGGTTGGGGCATCCATTACGACGAACAGGGCCGCATCGCCATCTACGCCAAAGGCACCCCGGAATACGACTGCTTCCGCAATGACCCGGCACTCGAGCACACCAAAGCCATGCGCTCCAAAAAAGCCTGA
- a CDS encoding arylsulfatase: MKKYLISLAVVLQAAPLFAQSQPKKPNIILIMVDDMGYSDLGSYGSEIRTPNLDRLAKEGLRLREFYNNSICAPTRASLLTGQYQHKAGVGYFDVNLGLPAYQGFLNRQSLTIGEVLRQNGYSTLLSGKWHVGNDSTSWPVQRGFDRFFGVIGGGANYFDPEPMPLGGRAYPVVLLENNRRIKPAAGSYYFTDEITRHAVDFLDEQHKSGKPFFLYLAYTAPHWPLQALPEDIAKYKGRYDIGWDSLRSERLARQRQLGLLPAGQTIAPRDSSVPDWDNLTFDQQQLWKAKMEVFAAMVDRMDQGVGQVLTKLKALGADDNTLIVFISDNGAPAEDVAHFGQKAGRNSGPVGTAGSFESQGKNWSFVSNSPFRAFKNNMYEGGISSPFIAWFPGKVPQGAIAKGTGHLIDLAPTFYEIAGAKYPSTFNGTTPNKLAGVSLAGLLFNNREIDPERPIFWERAGNRAVRKGKWKLVSGYPQYRWELYDLEKDRGETIDVAQQNRQVVNELSAAYFQWAEQTGVVPYDQIKPASVFGNPPARQSR; encoded by the coding sequence ATGAAAAAATATCTGATTTCTCTGGCGGTAGTCTTGCAAGCGGCGCCGCTCTTCGCCCAAAGTCAGCCTAAAAAACCGAATATCATCCTCATCATGGTCGATGACATGGGCTATTCCGACCTGGGCAGTTATGGTTCCGAGATCCGTACGCCTAACCTGGACCGGCTGGCCAAAGAAGGGCTGCGGCTGCGGGAATTCTACAATAATTCCATCTGTGCCCCTACCCGCGCCTCGCTCCTCACGGGGCAATACCAGCACAAGGCCGGCGTCGGATATTTCGACGTCAACCTCGGGCTGCCGGCGTACCAGGGTTTCCTGAACCGGCAAAGCCTCACCATCGGCGAAGTGCTCCGTCAAAACGGGTACAGCACTTTGCTTTCCGGGAAATGGCATGTGGGGAACGACAGTACTTCCTGGCCCGTGCAGCGCGGCTTCGACCGGTTCTTCGGCGTGATCGGCGGCGGCGCCAACTATTTCGATCCCGAACCGATGCCGCTGGGCGGCCGCGCCTACCCGGTGGTGCTGCTGGAAAACAACCGGCGCATCAAACCCGCCGCCGGCAGTTATTATTTTACGGATGAGATCACCCGCCACGCAGTGGATTTCCTCGATGAACAGCACAAATCCGGCAAACCGTTCTTCCTCTACCTTGCCTACACCGCGCCACACTGGCCGCTGCAGGCACTTCCGGAAGATATCGCCAAATACAAAGGCCGGTACGACATCGGCTGGGATTCCCTCCGCAGTGAGCGCCTCGCCCGCCAGCGCCAGCTGGGGCTTTTGCCGGCCGGTCAAACCATCGCCCCGCGCGATTCCTCCGTTCCCGATTGGGACAACCTGACCTTCGACCAGCAACAGTTATGGAAAGCGAAGATGGAAGTTTTCGCGGCGATGGTTGACCGGATGGACCAGGGCGTGGGACAGGTGCTCACCAAACTGAAAGCCCTCGGCGCAGACGACAACACGCTGATCGTCTTCATCTCCGACAACGGAGCGCCTGCGGAAGACGTGGCCCATTTCGGGCAGAAAGCCGGGCGGAATTCCGGGCCGGTAGGCACCGCGGGATCGTTCGAATCGCAGGGCAAGAATTGGTCGTTCGTGTCGAACTCCCCGTTCCGGGCGTTCAAGAACAATATGTACGAAGGCGGCATTAGCAGTCCTTTCATCGCCTGGTTCCCCGGCAAGGTGCCGCAGGGCGCCATTGCAAAGGGGACGGGCCATCTGATCGACCTTGCGCCCACGTTTTACGAGATCGCCGGGGCAAAGTACCCGTCTACTTTCAACGGCACTACCCCCAATAAGCTGGCGGGCGTGAGCCTGGCGGGTTTGTTATTCAACAACCGCGAGATCGACCCGGAGCGGCCCATCTTCTGGGAGCGCGCGGGCAACAGGGCCGTCCGCAAAGGGAAATGGAAACTCGTTTCCGGCTATCCGCAATACCGCTGGGAACTGTACGACCTAGAAAAAGACCGTGGGGAAACCATCGACGTGGCGCAGCAAAACCGCCAGGTGGTCAACGAACTGTCTGCCGCCTATTTCCAATGGGCGGAACAGACGGGCGTGGTGCCTTACGACCAGATAAAACCGGCTTCCGTTTTCGGGAACCCGCCCGCCCGGCAAAGCAGGTAA
- a CDS encoding voltage-gated chloride channel family protein, whose translation MNDSNSPIDVFHSRFYFAYFALIALPVSLFTGSAVALFLISLDAVTETRWENPWLLYLLPLAGIGIWWLYHQFGKNSAGGNNLIIDEIHEPGGGVPLRMTPLVLLTTLVTHLFGGSAGREGTAVQMGGSLASRIGRWMKLDEEDTRVVLMMGIAGGFGAVFGTPIAGAVFALEVLAIGNNKLRDFKALLPCLLAAYLSDQVCRLWGATHTHYAIHFSEAFNWQLLGITIVAGAAFGFAGRLFSWAMHALKNMSGKIFVKTPWLTPFVGGCIVIALVFIAGTEDYIGLGVIAQHPAGISIVNAFKEGGVDQFSWLWKLVFTVVTLGMGFKGGEVTPLFFIGATLGNTIALYTGAPVDLLAALGFIAVFAGATNTPIACTLMGIELFGADNVVYFGVACLMAYFCSGHAGIYSSQRIHHPKFGRWK comes from the coding sequence ATGAACGATTCAAATTCTCCCATCGACGTTTTCCACTCCAGGTTTTACTTCGCCTATTTTGCGCTCATCGCCCTGCCCGTGTCGCTTTTCACCGGATCGGCCGTGGCCTTGTTCCTCATTTCATTGGATGCTGTAACGGAAACCCGCTGGGAAAATCCCTGGCTGCTGTACCTGCTGCCACTGGCAGGGATCGGCATATGGTGGCTGTATCACCAGTTCGGGAAAAATTCCGCCGGCGGCAACAACCTCATTATCGACGAAATCCATGAGCCCGGCGGCGGTGTGCCGCTGCGGATGACGCCGCTCGTGCTGCTCACCACGCTCGTGACCCACCTGTTCGGCGGCTCCGCCGGGCGCGAGGGAACGGCCGTTCAAATGGGCGGCAGCCTGGCGTCGAGGATCGGCCGGTGGATGAAGCTGGACGAAGAAGATACGCGGGTCGTCCTCATGATGGGGATCGCCGGCGGGTTCGGCGCGGTATTCGGAACGCCCATCGCAGGTGCGGTATTTGCCCTGGAAGTGCTGGCGATCGGGAATAACAAATTGCGCGATTTCAAAGCCCTTTTGCCCTGCCTCCTCGCGGCGTACTTGTCTGACCAGGTTTGCCGGCTCTGGGGCGCCACCCATACGCATTACGCCATCCATTTCAGTGAAGCGTTCAATTGGCAGTTGCTCGGCATCACCATCGTTGCAGGCGCGGCTTTCGGGTTTGCCGGCCGGCTGTTTTCCTGGGCCATGCACGCATTGAAAAACATGTCCGGCAAAATATTCGTGAAAACGCCCTGGCTGACGCCGTTCGTGGGCGGCTGTATCGTGATCGCACTTGTTTTTATCGCGGGAACGGAGGATTATATCGGGTTGGGCGTTATCGCACAACATCCGGCAGGCATTTCCATCGTGAACGCATTTAAGGAAGGCGGCGTCGACCAATTCAGCTGGCTGTGGAAACTCGTTTTTACCGTGGTGACGCTGGGGATGGGGTTCAAAGGGGGAGAAGTGACACCGCTCTTTTTCATCGGGGCCACGCTCGGCAACACCATTGCGCTGTATACCGGGGCGCCGGTAGACCTGCTCGCCGCACTGGGCTTCATCGCCGTGTTCGCCGGCGCAACGAATACGCCCATCGCCTGCACGCTCATGGGCATCGAACTATTCGGCGCAGACAATGTGGTGTACTTTGGCGTGGCTTGCCTCATGGCTTATTTTTGCAGCGGCCACGCCGGTATATATTCCTCGCAACGCATCCATCACCCGAAGTTCGGGCGGTGGAAGTAA